One Fusarium falciforme chromosome 1, complete sequence genomic window carries:
- a CDS encoding Nudix hydrolase domain-containing protein has translation MPPPLNSIGRPLSQLLLRSGSRCSFVVPRPAQRLAPSIFIMASKTQKRPSSSSAGKRPLSEPRPSSSVLLVSPVNDVLLLHRVHTSTSFASAHVFPGGNLDPYHDGVIPAVDSPERHQDGLAYRIGAIRETFEETGILLAKKDGGLINLSIEERDAARKQIHGNQVKFLEWLKSVGAEPDLDGLIPFTRWITPTINAKRFTTQMYLYMLPLTRSDMPSEMLIPTPDDGIEHTAALFAPAKTFLSRAADNSIILFPPQAYLLTLVSDIFTSRSGSLEEGPLQLAAQRKKLLSFLKRTPTAETEKGKEHKTATIPWGDKVMSPHNLFIRKEDKRVVLGLDKPGPELKGSERGGDWERVVLVNFGKGGPTNVEVRRREDVLEEEKKSQASSEKL, from the exons ATGCCTCCTCCGCTCAATTCCATTGGGCGCCCGCTCTCCCAGTTGCTTCTCCGCAGCGGCTCTAGATGTAGCTTTGTTGTCCCCCGGCCTGCGCAGCGTCTTGCTCCTTCAATATTCATCATGGCCTCAAAGACTCAGAAAcgaccgtcttcttcttccgcgGGCAAGCGTCCGCTGTCTGAGCCGCGACCTAGCTCTTCAGTACTTCTTGTCTCTCCCGTCAACGACGTGTTGCTGCTGCACCGCGTTCACACTTCAACATCCTTTGCCTCGGCGCATGTCTTTCCCGGCGGAAACCTGGACCCTTACCACGACGGTGTGATTCCCGCTGTGGACTCGCCAGAGAGGCATCAAGATGGACTGGCGTACAGGATCGGCGCCATCAGAGAGACGTTTGAGGAGACGGGCATCTTGCTGGCTAAAAAGGACGGCGGGTTGATAAACCTGAGCATCGAGGAGCGGGACGCGGCGAGGAAGCAGATACACGGCAACCAggtcaagttcctcgagTGGTTGAAATCCGTAGGCGCTGAGCCAGACCTGG ATGGCCTCATCCCCTTTACACGTTGGATCACTCCCACCATAAACGCAAAGCGTTTCACAACACAGATGTATCTCTACATGCTCCCTCTGACGCGCAGCGACATGCCGTCTGAGATGCTCATTCCAACTCCCGACGATGGCATTGAGCATACCGCTGCGCTCTTTGCCCCAGCCAAGACCTTCCTCTCTCGTGCCGCTGACAACTCCATCATCCTGTTCCCTCCTCAGGCATATCTCCTCACCCTCGTCTCTGACATATTCACAAGCCGATCTGGATCCCTGGAAGAAGGACCCCTGCAACTTGCCGCCCAGCGCAAGAAGCTTCTCTCCTTTCTCAAGAGGACACCCACGGCAGAGACAgaaaagggcaaggagcACAAGACGGCAACCATCCCGTGGGGCGACAAGGTCATGAGCCCACACAACCTCTTTATCAGAAAAGAGGACAAGAGAGTCGTTTTAGGACTAGACAAGCCTGGACCGGAGCTCAAGGGCTCGGAGAGGGGAGGAGACTGGGAGCGCGTGGTTCTCGTCAACTTTGGCAAAGGCGGACCGACCAACGTTGAGGTCCGGAGGAGAGAGGACGTcttggaagaggagaagaagagccaAGCGAGTAGCGAGAAGTTATAG
- a CDS encoding 40S ribosomal protein S21: MENDRGEIVDLYVPRKCSATNRIIKAKDHGSVQISIAKVDENGRAVQGENHVYALCGFVRAMGESDDSLNRLAQRDGLLKNVWSAQR; this comes from the exons ATGGAGAACGACCGTGGCGAGATCGTGGACCT TTACGTCCCCCGCAAGTGCAGCGCCACCAAccgcatcatcaaggccaaggaccaCGGCTCCGTCCAGATCTCTATTGCCAAGGTCGACGAGAACGGCCGTGCCGTCCAGGGCGAGAACCACGTCTACGCCCTTTGCGGTTTCGTCCGAGCGATGGGCGAGAGCGACGACTCCCTCAACCGATTGGCCCAGCGAGACGGCCTCCTCAAGAACGTCTGGAGCGCTCAGCGATAA
- a CDS encoding Zn(2)-C6 fungal-type domain-containing protein: MSYLDGLNLGYSFNNNVSEGLPDAAQQSTASPPSNNPHQTSHRSSQHRPSSQGSVTVYQTTGPDAHTSPIQAPGSSTPALNPRSCVTCRRRKVRCDKQMPCSNCRRAQIPCVFPAPGRAPRQPRPRDPNAPPKNSSQREIELMKRLRKLEGIVEELSGQIEVESGGKGPSSANSPEAAHGAQASNIERSATFPQRHSSSASSHPGILGPSSGSPRGSDAASDQSEATRKQLHQKFGRLVLNDQSGSRRYVSNGFWAKLNDELDSIREETQKLTDEDFDDSDYEETPDSSPSLVVPADHHSFIFGYRSADVNLEKCRPLPSHIPFLWSVYQENVEPLIKVLHIPSMEPIFRDARKNHEQLSPGNEALVWAIYYAAITSLEPEEASSVRANLGVNKEDVLTQYRFAVEQALAKANFLNSSDTSIIQAFVIFLVVVRRQDESRFCWSLTGLVVHLAQGMGLHRDGSHFGLSPFETEMRRRLWWALLVLDLRSADELGTDLIIGDLFYDTQMPSNINDADINPETTEFPEPREGRSDCAVALVRYEICSLSRRLLRAASASASFCPKGAPLANLGLAEREQMLIEVYQRVEGRFFKHVMDDTDPLYWMAGMIARIIMAKMCLVIYQPMLFPGSDGELSAEARQRVYVAAIEIIEYNHILNTDSRCRQYRWLFKTYTNWHAMAYFLIESCRRPWTPLVERGWQALNGYEGHPAEYVRSADYTSVILPIRKLYFRAGKHRATEIARLRSNPEEARRVEFEERMNPTQTSFEMIPAGEDKMDQMRGRWRTLVRSDGSNVPISTPAELSPMAPPAMLQPGPPTSQSRPRTPAANEVPSNINLSETAMGLMNELMSQTTNFPMTTFYPLNEIGSAEMRAAASTGSMSTPGMTAAQLPQQQQTQLGGLGQPFSQQPLQLPKDDNPPPYLWPDPYPAMDDNFDNTGGDDVDMLGDDFNWQDWSQSIRGLEMESTQGQKGW, translated from the exons ATGTCCTACCTGGACGGCTTGAACCTCGGATACAGCTTCAACAACAATGTATCCGAGGGACTTCCCGACGCCGCACAGCAGTCCACGGCATCCCCGCCGTCCAACAATCCCCATCAGACCTCGCATCGCAGCAGCCAACATCGACCGTCATCGCAAGGCAGCGTCACCGTCTATCAGACCACGGGCCCCGACGCCCACACCAGCCCGATCCAGGCACCCGGGAGCAGCACTCCGGCCCTGAACCCGCGATCATGCGTCACCTGCCGCCGTCGCAAAGTCCGTTGCGACAAGCAGATGCCCTGCTCCAATTGCCGCCGAGCTCAGATCCCATGCGTCTTCCCCGCCCCCGGTCGGGCACCGCGGCAGCCGCGCCCAAGAGACCCTAATGCGCCCCCAAAGAACTCGAGCCAGCGCGAGATTGAGCTGATGAAGCGCCTAAGGAAGCTCGAGggcatcgtcgaggagctgAGCGGCCAGATCGAGGTCGAGTCCGGAGGCAAGGGTCCCTCGTCGGCCAATTCGCCTGAAGCTGCACATGGAGCGCAGGCCTCAAACATTGAACGATCAGCAACCTTTCCCCAGAGGCATTCATCCAGCGCATCTTCTCACCCTGGCATCCTGGGTCCGTCGAGTGGGAGCCCGAGAGGTAGCGATGCCGCGAGCGATCAGAGCGAGGCGACTCGGAAGCAACTACACCAGAAGTTTGGGCGACTGGTGTTGAACGATCAAAGCGGGAGCCGAAGATATGTCAGCAACGGCTTCTGGGCAAAGCTTAACGACGAG CTCGATTCTATTCGAGAAGAGACGCAAAAACTTACCGACGAGGATTTCGACGACTCAGATTATGAGGAGACTCCAGATAGTTCCCCCTCATTGGTGGTCCCGGCAGATCACCACTCCTTCATCTTTGGATACCGCTCAGCAGATGTCAACCTCGAGAAATGCCGTCCTCTACCCTCTCACATTCCGTTTTTGTGGTCCGTCTACCAGGAGAACGTAGAACCACTCATCAAGGTACTACATATTCCGTCAATGGAGCCGATATTCCGTGACGCGAGGAAGAACCACGAACAGCTCTCACCTGGAAACGAAGCTCTGGTGTGGGCGATCTATTACGCTGCTATCACTTCACTCGAACCTGAGGAGGCAAGTTCA GTACGAGCCAACCTTGGCGTCAACAAGGAAGACGTCCTTACGCAATATCGTTTCGCTGTCGAACAAGCCCTCGCAAAGGCAAATTTCCTCAACTCATCCGACACTTCGATAATCCAAGCCTTCGTCATATTCCTCGTCGTGGTCAGGCGTCAAGATGAAAGTCGCTTTTGTTGGTCCCTGACCGGGTTGGTGGTTCACCTCGCCCAGGGCATGGGTCTTCATCGAGATGGATCCCACTTCGGTCTGAGCCCCTTTGAGACGGAAATGCGGAGGCGTCTCTGGTGGGCATTGCTCGTACTCGATCTACGATCCGCAGACGAACTAGGCACTGATCTCATCATTGGAGATCTATTCTATGACACTCAGATGCCCAGTAACATCAACGATGCCGATATCAACCCAGAGACTACAGAATTCCCCGAGCCGAGGGAGGGCCGCTCTGACTGCGCGGTAGCTCTGGTTCGCTATGAAATTTGCAGTCTCTCAAGACGCCTTCTCCGAGctgcatcagcatcagcttcGTTCTGCCCTAAGGGGGCACCGCTCGCTAATCTCGGGCTCGCAGAACGAGAGCAGATGCTAATCGAAGTATATCAAAGAGTTGAGGGCAGGTTCTTTAAGCATGTGATGGATGATACGGACCCCTTGTACTGGATGGCAGGCATGATTGCCcgcatcatcatggccaagatgtGTCTCGTTATTTATCAGCCCATGCTGTTCCCCGGTTCAGACGGCGAGCTTTCCGCCGAAGCCAGACAGCGTGTCTACGTGGCAGCGATCGAGATTATCGAGTACAACCACATTCTCAACACGGATTCAAGATGCAGGCAGTACAGATGGCTGTTCAAGACATACACAAACTGGCACGCCATGGCGTATTTCCTCATCGAGAGCTGTCGCCGTCCGTGGACTCCTCTCGTGGAACGTGGGTGGCAGGCGCTCAACGGCTACGAGGGACACCCAGCCGAATACGTCCGCTCCGCCGATTATACGTCTGTCATCCTACCCATACGGAAACTATACTTTAGAGCTGGCAAGCACCGAGCCACAGAGATTGCCCGTCTTCGTAGCAACCCCGAAGAAGCACGTCGTGTGGAGTTTGAGGAGCGGATGAACCCAACTCAAACGTCATTTGAAATGATACCGGCCGGTGAGGACAAGATGGATCAGATGAGGGGGAGGTGGAGGACCCTGGTGCGATCAGATGGAAGCAACGTGCCCATATCTACACCAGCCGAGCTGAGCCCTATGGCACCTCCAGCGATGCTTCAGCCAGGACCGCCAACATCACAATCACGACCTCGAACACCCGCAGCAAACGAGGTTCCATCAAACATCAACCTCTCGGAAACCGCTATGGGACTCATGAACGAACTAATGTCACAAACTACGAATTTCCCCATGACGACATTTTATCCATTGAACGAGATCGGATCAGCCGAGATGAGAGCCGCCGCATCAACAGGTTCAATGAGTACACCAGGCATGACGGCTGCTCAACTACCCCAGCAACAACAGACGCAGCTTGGGGGACTAGGTCAGCCGTTTTCTCAGCAGCCACTACAGCTGCCCAAGGACGACAACCCACCCCCATACCTCTGGCCTGATCCATATCCAGCCATGGACGACAACTTTGACAACACAGGAGGCGATGATGTCGACATGTTGGGTGACGACTTTAACTGGCAAGATTGGAGTCAAAGTATTCGtggcttggagatggagagcacGCAGGGGCAGAAGGGATGGTGA
- a CDS encoding Structure-specific endonuclease subunit SLX4, with protein MVSPDVFQSSPLREARRERVQIESSSPALPPLQDLLSQKPSRPPIRSGSKAVPIPDHAPSSFISARHLLTSTEATRDAVAASSTTANRASAESGGAGFIANDTHASVSAQDDDIVIVQISGKSSRKPRKPRAPKTTTKKKEEPAQNAADTEPQNGGKGKKASKANKKDDEGVITKPKATKSRKKQTDTMSNHFPPVAEPDLPAKSKKIDVHEPLHLEQAPARRLDWTPPAQKTVINIDSDSSAFKQLASSETGQPMPAFKNLVEGYACLEAAPQALTSASDEDSSFLKKRKLIELVNTKEANPAAAIPEKSPKKKAPKKKARTITELATAAYKVPTQPDLDPPTASILDHFQAAGNANTSATEQAKKAKGKANPRKRVSKVSKKKAAPPKPVLLSPGAALAQVANQDFVFGTSSQLAREESPTVLRDLQSALMQSNQVDDIDFATPINSDAIDPPEQRTSLWDAAARDTEGDLFDVEVINLTEDSPRLPEETHDANPFGYFRGGNRTNAPDSVAENTVYDDHVSFANLSDLMPSPTRNPRHEDGEGSPFFSDSDLSASIELQRPASAQTQPRQEILAPAAKPLNGEADVREQPPRPNFESYTDVQLAKEIRTFGFKPIKRRSAMIALLDQCWQSKTRMGQAGVHTGTKRTSSAPKTTKTGSPVSAGIDAKRPRGRPRKNSPSASEPQEPPPSAQPPETPKRLRGRPRKNSLASSVGTASPTKAKTAPAPKKLAAAPKSPRRRKGAANPVIEIPDSNSDFGSDLDSSPDSSMDEMFSPPPLDLSLSTGDDTELSFTATQNDQEVVLFEYIAKAIRSAPRTTDPMEPSWHEKILLYDPIVLEDLTAWLNTGELSRVGYDGEVNPNDVKKWCESQSICCLWRVNLRGKERKRF; from the coding sequence ATGGTATCCCCCGACGTCTTTCAATCATCGCCACTTCGAGAAGCACGACGCGAACGAGTCCAAATCGAATCCTCGTCCCCCGCCCTCCCGCCACTCCAAGATCTCCTCTCGCAGAAGCCAAGCCGTCCCCCGATCCGAAGTGGCAGCAAAGCCGTACCCATCCCAGATCATGCTCCATCAAGTTTCATCTCGGCCCGTCATCTTTTGACATCGACGGAAGCAACTCGTGATGCAGTTGCTGCGTCTTCGACCACGGCGAATCGAGCGTCTGCAGAGTCCGGTGGGGCAGGTTTCATTGCAAACGATACCCATGCTTCTGTGTCAGCACAGGATGATGATATTGTAATTGTGCAAATCTCCGGAAAGTCGTCCAGGAAGCCGCGAAAGCCAAGAGCTCCCAAGACAACTacaaaaaagaaagaggaaCCAGCACAAAATGCCGCGGATACCGAGCCTCAAAATGGTGGGAAGGGCAAAAAGGCCTCAAAGGCCAACAAGAAGGACGATGAAGGCGTGATAACAAAGCCCAAAGCGACGAAGTCAAGGAAGAAACAGACGGATACTATGAGTAACCACTTTCCACCAGTTGCTGAGCCCGATCTGCCTGCAAAATCAAAAAAGATTGATGTCCATGAACCTCTCCATCTTGAGCAAGCACCTGCCCGAAGGCTAGATTGGACACCGCCAGCTCAAAAAACTGTCATAAACATCGATTCGGATTCGTCCGCATTCAAACAACTTGCCTCTTCGGAAACTGGCCAGCCAATGCCAGCTTTCAAGAATCTCGTTGAGGGCTACGCTTGTCTTGAAGCAGCACCCCAAGCACTAACATCTGCATCAGATGAAGACTCGAGTTTCCTGAAAAAGCGGAAACTCATTGAGCTTGTGAACACGAAGGAGGCCAACCCAGCGGCCGCTATTCCTGAAAAGTCCCCCAAGAAAAAGGCACCAAAGAAGAAAGCTCGAACAATCACGGAGCTTGCTACGGCTGCATACAAAGTGCCTACCCAACCTGATCTTGATCCACCAACTGCCTCCATATTGGATCATTTTCAGGCCGCCGGCAATGCCAACACGTCAGCTACTGAGCAAGCAAAGAAGGCCAAAGGCAAAGCAAACCCACGCAAGAGAGTCTCGAAGGTTTCAAAAAAGAAAGCGGCGCCGCCAAAACCTGTCTTACTGTCTCCAGGTGCAGCTCTCGCCCAGGTCGCAAACCAGGATTTCGTCTTCGGTACCTCCAGCCAACTAGCCAGAGAAGAGTCGCCAACTGTCCTAAGGGACCTTCAGTCCGCTTTGATGCAGTCAAACCAGGTCGATGATATAGATTTCGCTACGCCCATCAACAGCGACGCTATTGATCCACCTGAACAACGAACCAGCCTCTGGGATGCAGCCGCTCGAGACACCGAGGGTGACCTGTTTGATGTCGAGGTGATTAATCTCACAGAAGACTCACCACGCTTACCAGAAGAGACGCATGATGCAAACCCATTTGGGTATTTCAGGGGTGGCAATCGGACCAACGCTCCGGACAGTGTGGCTGAGAATACTGTCTATGATGATCATGTTTCCTTCGCCAACTTATCGGATCTTATGCCTTCACCTACCAGAAATCCCAGACATGAGGATGGCGAAGGATCACCGTTCTTCTCCGACAGTGATCTTTCTGCTAGCATTGAACTGCAGCGGCCCGCCTCTGCGCAGACACAACCCCGTCAAGAAATCCTTGCTCCAGCGGCAAAGCCTCTTAACGGGGAAGCAGATGTTCGCGAACAGCCGCCTCGTCCCAATTTTGAAAGTTACACAGATGTTCAACTTGCTAAAGAAATCAGGACCTTTGGCTTCAAGCCCATCAAAAGAAGAAGTGCCATGATTGCCCTTCTCGACCAATGTTGGCAGAGCAAGACGCGTATGGGTCAGGCAGGTGTCCACACAGGCACAAAGCGAACCTCTTCGGCCCCAAAGACCACAAAGACTGGGAGCCCTGTTTCTGCCGGAATCGATGCTAAGAGGCCCCGAGGCCGACCACGGAAAAACAGTCCAAGTGCTTCGGAACCCCAGGAACCACCCCCTTCTGCTCAACCACCAGAAACTCCCAAGAGACTTCGTGGTCGACCAAGGAAGAACAGTCTCGCTTCATCAGTAGGCACAGCCTCTCCGACGAAAGCAAAAACTGCCCCAGCACCCAAGAAGCTGGCTGCAGCCCCCAAGTCCCCAAGGCGCAGGAAAGGAGCTGCCAATCCTGTGATTGAGATTCCTGACTCCAATTCAGACTTCGGAAGTGATCTCGATTCATCGCCAGACTCTTCCATGGACGAAATGTTCTCGCCGCCTCCACTAGACTTGTCCCTTTCAACTGGTGACGATACCGAGCTCTCCTTCACAGCAACTCAAAATGACCAAGAAGTCGTCTTGTTCGAGTACATCGCCAAAGCTATCCGGTCGGCTCCTCGCACTACTGATCCGATGGAACCATCATGGCATGAGAAAATCCTACTTTACGATCCAATcgtcctcgaggacctcACAGCATGGCTCAATACCGGCGAGCTCAGCCGCGTGGGTTACGACGGAGAGGTCAACCCCAACGACGTGAAGAAATGGTGCGAGTCTCAGAGCATATGCTGTTTATGGCGAGTAAATCTACGTGGCAAAGAACGGAAGAGGTTTTAA
- a CDS encoding Deoxyribodipyrimidine photo-lyase, translating to MSPKQSKRKASAAQNGTSAKKAKTANANGSSSDGLRLPHYKAQEAEENNIVIRKFYPPEMSNARARAYNNNEIPRPIETLIGALEDTANERHRVDVKDAVVHWFKMDLRISDNKALALASDKAKQAGVPLIAMFIVSPQDYEAHLRAPVRVDFMLRTLAVLKEDLAKLDIPLYVETVEKRRSIPDRILELMDEWGASHMYANMEYEVDELRREAAMVRDFAENGKAFEVVHDTCVVPPGQLQTGAGKQYAVYTPWYRAWVAHIHEDPDLLELYDPPEKNPASARKKFKKLFDAQIPDAPKNKQLDNQEKKRLRSLWPCGEHEAKKRLGKFCEEMIGNYHKKRNIPSDLGTSCLSVHLASGTISARTCVRTARDRNKTKKLNGGSEGIQTWISEVAWRDFYKHVLVNWPYVCMNKPFKPEYSNISWSYDEEHFAAWCEGRTGFPIVDAAMRQMKHLGYMHNRCRMIVACFLAKDLLIDWRKGERFFMESLIDGDFASNNGGWGFSASVGVDPQPYFRIFNPLLQSEKFDPDGDYIRKWVPELRDCNKKEVHDPYNRGAGPKAKKNGYPKAIVEHKGCRERALEAYKEGIHVGDM from the exons ATGTCCCCGAAGCAATCCAAGCGCAAAGCTTCGGCGGCGCAAAACGGAACTTCTGCAAAAAAGGCAAAGACTGCCAACGCCAACGGCTCCAGCTCTGATGGCCTGCGCCTGCCTCATTACAAGGCCCAGGAGGCCGAAGAGAACAACATCGTGATTCGAAAGTTTTATCCCCCTGAGATGAGCAATGCGCGAGCCCGCGCCTACAACAACAATGAGATTCCGCGACCGATCGAGACACTTATCGGCGCCCTCGAGGACACAGCGAATGAGCGACACCGAGTCGATGTCAAGGATGCCGTTGTTCACTGGTTCAAGATGGACTTGCGCATTTCAGACAACAAGGCGCTGGCACTTGCTAGCGACAAGGCAAAGCAGGCTGGGGTTCCTCTGATTGCCATGTTTATCGTCAGTCCCCAGGATTACGAGGCGCATTTGAGGGCGCCTGTCCGAGTTGATTTCATGCTGCGAACCCTTGCCGTACTCAAAGAAGATCTAGCCAAGCTTGACATTCCTCTCTACGTGGAGACAGTCGAAAAACGAAGAAGTATTCCAGACCGTATCCTCGAGCTTATGGACGAATGGGGCGCAAGTCATATGTACGCCAACATGGAGTATGAGGTCGATGAGCTTCGACGTGAAGCTGCCATGGTCCGGGATTTTGCAGAAAACGGCAAGGCTTTCGAAGTTGTCCACGACACTTGTGTCGTTCCTCCGGGACAGTTACAAACTGGTGCCGGGAAGCAGTACGCCGTCTACACGCCATGGTATCGCGCATGGGTTGCCCATATCCACGAGGACCCCGACCTCCTTGAGCTATACGATCCGCCAGAGAAGAACCCGGCCAGCGCTCGCAAAAAAttcaagaagctctttgATGCTCAGATCCCAGATGCTCCCAAGAACAAGCAGCTGGACAACCAGGAAAAGAAGCGATTGCGCTCGCTTTGGCCATGTGGAGAGCATGAGGCGAAGAAGCGTCTGGGCAAGTTTTGCGAGGAGATGATTGGAAACTATCACAAGAAGCGAAACATTCCCTCGGATTTGGGAACATCATGTTTGTCGGTTCACCTGGCCTCTGGAACAATCAGTGCCAGGACATGTGTGCGGACTGCTCGCGACAGGAACAAGACTAAGAAGCTCAACGGCGGCAGTGAGGGCATTCAGACTTGGATCAGTGAAGTTGCATGGCGAGACTTTTATAAGCATGTTCTTGTGAACTGGCCATACGTTTG CATGAACAAACCTTTCAAGCCCGAGTACTCCAACATTTCTTGGTCCTACGACGAAGAACACTTTGCTGCTTGGTGCGAAGGCCGAACAGGCTTCCCGATTGTCGACGCAGCGATGCGCCAGATGAAGCACCTAGGCTACATGCACAACCGATGTCGCATGATTGTCGCCTGTTTCCTTGCCAAGGATCTCTTGATCGATTGGCGGAAAGGAGAACGCTTCTTTATGGAAAGCTTGATTGACGGCGACTTTGCGAGCAACAACGGTGGCTGG GGGTTCTCGGCGAGCGTTGGAGTAGATCCTCAGCCATACTTTAGGATCTTCAACCCTCTGCTCCAGAGCGAAAAGTTTGACCCCGATGGTGACTACATCCGCAAATGGGTACCCGAGCTCAGGGACTGCAACAAAAAGGAGGTTCACGACCCCTACAACCGAGGCGCTGGTCCTAAGGCGAAGAAGAATGGATATCCAAAGGCGATTGTTGAGCACAAGGGTTGTCGAGAGAGGGCTTTGGAGGCATACAAGGAGGGTATACACGTTGGCGACATGTAG